A section of the Streptomyces sp. CG1 genome encodes:
- a CDS encoding thioredoxin family protein, translating to MTGLVVCVAVLVVASAAGVLYKRRSGRVRVRGRDGGKRLGAAELGGELGERATLVQFSSAFCAPCRATRRVLGEVAAMVPGVTHVEIDAEAHLDLVRRLEILKTPTVLVLDADGRVVRRATGQPRKADVIAALAEAV from the coding sequence ATGACCGGACTGGTGGTGTGCGTGGCGGTGCTCGTCGTGGCGAGCGCCGCCGGAGTGCTGTACAAGCGGCGGAGCGGGAGAGTGCGGGTGCGCGGGCGGGACGGCGGCAAGCGGCTGGGCGCCGCCGAGCTGGGCGGCGAACTCGGCGAGCGGGCCACGCTGGTCCAGTTCTCCAGCGCCTTCTGTGCGCCCTGCCGGGCCACCCGGCGCGTGCTCGGCGAGGTCGCGGCCATGGTCCCCGGGGTGACCCACGTCGAGATCGACGCCGAGGCCCACCTGGACCTCGTACGCCGGCTGGAGATCCTCAAGACGCCCACCGTGCTGGTGCTCGACGCCGACGGGCGGGTGGTGCGGCGCGCCACCGGACAGCCCCGCAAGGCCGATGTCATCGCGGCGCTGGCGGAGGCGGTGTGA
- a CDS encoding DUF4395 domain-containing protein: protein MDIDVRGPRFAAAVTTVVLAAALSLQSGWLLGWQTLVFALGAAAGVQRSPYGWVFRTAVRPRLGPPREFEAPEPPRFAQAVGLVFGGLGLVGFTVGPQWLGLAATGAALAAAFLNAAFGYCLGCEMFLLLKRASVRAE from the coding sequence ATGGACATCGATGTGAGAGGGCCGCGGTTCGCGGCGGCCGTGACGACGGTGGTTCTGGCCGCCGCCCTGAGCCTGCAGAGCGGCTGGCTGCTGGGCTGGCAGACGCTGGTGTTCGCGCTCGGCGCGGCCGCGGGTGTGCAGCGCTCGCCGTACGGCTGGGTGTTCCGCACCGCCGTACGGCCGCGGCTCGGTCCGCCGCGGGAGTTCGAGGCGCCGGAGCCGCCGCGGTTCGCGCAGGCGGTGGGGCTGGTGTTCGGCGGGCTCGGTCTTGTCGGGTTCACCGTGGGGCCGCAGTGGCTGGGGCTGGCCGCGACCGGGGCGGCGCTCGCCGCCGCGTTCCTGAACGCGGCGTTCGGGTACTGCCTGGGGTGCGAGATGTTCCTTCTTCTGAAGAGGGCCTCGGTACGGGCGGAGTAA
- a CDS encoding lysophospholipid acyltransferase family protein gives MAELVYRPVIGFAKTLFKVWDLKIDCQGSENIPRSGGAVLVSNHISYLDFVFNGLAALPQKRLVRFMAKESVFRHRISGPLMRGMKHIPVDRKQGEAAYAHALDSLRSGEVVGVFPEATISQSFTLKSFKSGAARLAQDAGVPLIPMAVWGTQRLWTKGHPRNLKRNHLPITMQVGEAVEAPRDQYAGAITRRLREAVQEVLEAAQRAYPGRPKGLEDSWWLPAHLGGTAPTVEQLRAAEAH, from the coding sequence ATGGCAGAGCTGGTCTACCGTCCCGTCATCGGTTTCGCCAAGACGTTGTTCAAGGTCTGGGACCTGAAGATCGACTGCCAGGGGTCGGAGAACATCCCGCGCTCGGGCGGCGCCGTGCTGGTCAGCAATCACATCAGTTATCTGGACTTCGTCTTCAACGGCCTTGCGGCCCTGCCGCAGAAGCGTCTGGTGCGCTTCATGGCGAAGGAGTCCGTCTTCCGGCACCGGATCTCCGGTCCGCTGATGCGCGGCATGAAGCACATTCCGGTGGACCGCAAGCAGGGCGAGGCCGCCTATGCGCACGCTCTGGACTCGCTGCGCTCGGGCGAGGTGGTCGGGGTCTTCCCGGAGGCCACCATCTCTCAGTCGTTCACGCTGAAGAGCTTCAAGTCCGGCGCGGCACGCCTCGCCCAGGACGCCGGCGTCCCGCTGATCCCGATGGCGGTGTGGGGCACCCAGCGGCTGTGGACGAAGGGCCACCCCCGCAACCTGAAGCGCAACCACCTGCCCATCACCATGCAGGTCGGCGAGGCGGTCGAGGCACCCCGCGACCAGTACGCGGGCGCGATCACCCGCCGGCTGCGCGAGGCCGTCCAGGAAGTACTGGAAGCCGCGCAGCGCGCCTACCCGGGGCGCCCCAAGGGCCTTGAGGACTCCTGGTGGCTGCCGGCCCATCTGGGAGGTACGGCACCGACGGTGGAGCAGTTGCGGGCGGCGGAGGCGCACTGA
- a CDS encoding putative leader peptide, with product MPIELLLHGRVHVDLARTASATCPDC from the coding sequence ATGCCGATCGAACTCCTTCTCCACGGGCGGGTCCACGTCGACCTCGCCCGCACCGCGAGCGCCACCTGTCCGGACTGTTGA
- a CDS encoding flavin reductase family protein gives MTASPDLGTVQLASPDLLRSTFRRHAAGVAVITARGDSGPVGFTATSLTSVSAEPPMVSFGIGTGASSWPAIAETDHIGVHILGEQQSELAATFARSGADRFGAPTSWREGPEGVPVLRGVLAWLVCRIVGRVPAGDHRIVLAEVVLGDPSGSGRPLLYHQGRFNGLRD, from the coding sequence ATGACGGCCTCGCCCGACCTCGGCACCGTTCAGCTCGCCTCCCCCGACCTGTTGCGCTCCACCTTCCGACGGCACGCCGCCGGTGTGGCGGTGATCACCGCACGCGGTGACTCCGGTCCGGTCGGCTTCACCGCCACCTCCCTCACCTCCGTCTCCGCAGAGCCTCCGATGGTCTCCTTCGGTATCGGTACGGGCGCCTCCAGCTGGCCCGCGATAGCCGAGACCGACCACATAGGTGTCCACATCCTCGGTGAGCAGCAGAGCGAGCTGGCCGCCACGTTCGCCCGCAGCGGCGCCGACCGCTTCGGCGCGCCGACCTCCTGGCGCGAGGGACCGGAAGGCGTACCGGTGCTCCGTGGCGTGCTCGCCTGGCTGGTCTGCCGGATCGTCGGCCGCGTCCCGGCCGGTGATCACCGGATCGTGCTCGCCGAGGTCGTCCTGGGCGACCCCTCCGGCTCCGGCCGCCCCCTCCTGTACCACCAGGGCCGCTTCAACGGCCTGCGCGACTGA